The proteins below come from a single Azospirillum thiophilum genomic window:
- a CDS encoding DUF2336 domain-containing protein: MTARPDTLDPADYESAKRMVQSEDPAVRRKVAEHPKTRPELLYFLAADAAAEVRRAIATNAGTPRQADLLLAKDREVMVRRAVAQKIARLLPELSADQATQIERLTVECLETLARDQASEVRGILAEALKDLPNAPHGLINRLARDVELSVCAPVLQHSQILTEEDLTDIILRGPVRGAMTAIASRQNVTASVADAIARSDDEAAVTTLLGNPSAQIREETLDRILDQAPQHEPWHSPLVRRPRLPARAVARLASFVADSLLKVLQDRDDLEPEAARGLVEAVRRRVGQAAGATTGLPQGPVDFGEAAAVAAGPEKPVERPSDKAARLNKEGKLTEKLIEGSMIEGDRGFVMAAFAELAQIPLPVVDRIVATHAPRAVTALVWRAGLTMRFARQVQLRLAQIPPKTALNARDGTHYPMTDEEMRWQLEFFGVEAKA; this comes from the coding sequence GTGACCGCGCGTCCCGACACGCTCGACCCCGCCGACTATGAATCCGCCAAGCGGATGGTGCAGAGCGAGGATCCGGCGGTTCGCCGGAAGGTCGCCGAACACCCCAAGACCCGGCCGGAGCTGCTGTATTTCCTCGCCGCCGATGCCGCGGCCGAGGTGCGGCGCGCCATCGCCACCAATGCCGGCACCCCGCGGCAGGCCGACCTGCTGCTGGCCAAGGACCGCGAGGTCATGGTGCGCCGGGCGGTGGCGCAGAAGATCGCCCGCCTGCTGCCGGAACTGTCGGCCGACCAGGCGACGCAGATCGAGCGGCTGACGGTCGAGTGCCTGGAAACCCTGGCCCGCGACCAGGCGTCGGAGGTGCGCGGCATCCTGGCGGAAGCGCTGAAGGATCTGCCCAACGCTCCGCACGGCCTCATCAACCGGCTGGCCCGCGACGTCGAGCTGTCGGTCTGCGCGCCCGTCCTGCAGCATTCGCAGATCCTGACCGAAGAGGATCTGACCGACATCATCCTGCGGGGGCCGGTGCGGGGCGCGATGACCGCCATCGCCAGCCGGCAGAACGTCACCGCGTCGGTCGCGGACGCCATCGCGCGTTCGGACGACGAGGCGGCGGTGACGACGCTGCTCGGCAACCCGTCGGCCCAGATCCGCGAGGAGACGCTGGACCGCATCCTCGATCAGGCGCCGCAGCACGAGCCGTGGCATTCGCCCCTGGTGCGGCGTCCGCGCCTGCCTGCCCGCGCGGTGGCCCGACTCGCCAGCTTCGTCGCCGACAGCCTGCTGAAGGTCCTGCAGGATCGCGATGACCTGGAGCCCGAGGCGGCGCGCGGGCTGGTGGAGGCGGTGCGCCGGCGGGTGGGGCAGGCGGCCGGCGCAACGACCGGCCTGCCGCAGGGCCCGGTCGATTTCGGCGAGGCGGCGGCAGTGGCCGCCGGGCCGGAAAAGCCGGTGGAGCGGCCCAGCGACAAGGCGGCGCGCCTGAACAAGGAAGGCAAGCTGACCGAGAAGCTGATCGAGGGCTCGATGATCGAAGGCGACCGTGGCTTCGTCATGGCCGCGTTCGCGGAGCTGGCGCAGATCCCGCTGCCGGTGGTTGACCGGATCGTCGCCACCCATGCGCCCCGCGCCGTGACCGCGCTGGTGTGGCGTGCCGGGCTCACCATGCGCTTCGCCCGGCAGGTCCAGTTGCGGCTCGCCCAGATTCCGCCAAAAACGGCGCTTAATGCTCGGGACGGCACGCACTATCCAATGACCGACGAAGAGATGCGCTGGCAGCTCGAATTCTTCGGCGTCGAGGCGAAGGCGTGA